Proteins from one Staphylococcus sp. IVB6214 genomic window:
- the ilvD gene encoding dihydroxy-acid dehydratase: MRSDTIKKGDHQAPARSLLHATGQIKSPTDMNKPFIAICNSCIDIVPGHVHLRELGDIAKEAIREAGGIPFEFNTIGVDDGIAMGHIGMRYSLPSREIIADAAETVINAHWFDGVFYIPNCDKITPGMMLAAVRTNVPAVFCSGGPMKAGLSSQGKALTLSSMFEAVGAFKEGTMTKEEFLEMEQNACPTCGSCSGMFTANSMNCLMEVLGLALPYNGTALAVSDERREMIRQAAKQLVYNVKHDIKPRDIVTKEAIDDAFALDMAMGGSTNTVLHTLAIAQEAGIDYDLSRINEVAKRTPYLSKIAPSSSYSMQDVHEAGGVPAIINELMKKEGVLHPDRITVTGKTLRENNEGKEITNDVVIRKLDNPYDKEGGLSILYGNIAPDGAVIKVGGVDPSIKTFTGKAICFDSHDEAVAAIDNHTVKAGHVVVIRYEGPKGGPGMPEMLAPTSSIVGRGLGKDVALITDGRFSGATRGIAVGHISPEAASGGPIGLIEDGDEITIDLTNRTLDLHVDASTLVERKTLQQPFKAKVKTGYLARYTALVTSANTGGVMKVPDDLL, translated from the coding sequence ATGAGAAGTGACACGATAAAAAAAGGTGATCATCAAGCACCAGCAAGAAGCTTATTACATGCAACTGGACAAATCAAATCTCCCACTGATATGAATAAACCATTTATCGCAATTTGTAATTCATGTATCGACATTGTTCCTGGACACGTCCATTTACGTGAACTTGGAGATATTGCCAAAGAAGCGATACGAGAAGCGGGTGGTATCCCATTTGAATTCAATACAATAGGTGTCGATGACGGCATCGCAATGGGTCACATCGGTATGCGCTATTCATTACCTAGTCGTGAAATTATCGCGGACGCTGCAGAAACTGTCATCAATGCACACTGGTTCGACGGCGTCTTCTACATTCCAAACTGTGACAAAATCACACCGGGCATGATGCTTGCCGCAGTAAGAACGAATGTCCCAGCTGTCTTTTGTTCTGGTGGCCCAATGAAAGCTGGCCTCTCTTCTCAAGGTAAAGCATTGACACTGTCATCTATGTTTGAAGCTGTCGGTGCATTTAAAGAAGGCACAATGACTAAAGAAGAATTTTTGGAAATGGAACAAAACGCATGTCCAACTTGCGGTTCATGTTCAGGAATGTTCACCGCTAACTCAATGAACTGCTTAATGGAAGTACTCGGACTTGCACTCCCATATAACGGAACTGCTTTAGCCGTAAGTGACGAACGTCGTGAAATGATTCGCCAAGCAGCGAAACAACTCGTCTACAATGTCAAACACGATATTAAACCACGTGACATTGTCACAAAAGAAGCCATTGACGATGCGTTTGCATTAGATATGGCGATGGGTGGATCGACTAACACAGTCTTACATACCTTAGCAATCGCACAAGAAGCCGGCATTGATTACGACTTATCTCGCATTAATGAAGTTGCTAAGAGAACACCGTATTTATCGAAAATCGCACCAAGTTCTTCATATTCAATGCAAGATGTTCATGAAGCTGGCGGTGTGCCAGCCATCATCAATGAACTGATGAAAAAGGAAGGTGTCTTACACCCTGACCGTATCACTGTGACTGGTAAAACGCTACGTGAAAACAATGAAGGAAAAGAAATTACGAATGATGTCGTCATTCGTAAGCTGGATAATCCTTATGATAAAGAAGGTGGCCTTTCTATCCTTTACGGCAATATCGCTCCGGATGGCGCTGTTATCAAAGTAGGCGGCGTGGATCCAAGTATCAAGACATTCACTGGTAAAGCGATTTGTTTCGATAGTCACGATGAAGCGGTTGCCGCTATTGATAACCATACAGTCAAAGCAGGTCATGTTGTCGTCATTCGTTACGAAGGGCCTAAAGGCGGTCCGGGCATGCCAGAGATGCTCGCCCCTACTTCTTCAATTGTTGGACGTGGCTTAGGAAAAGATGTCGCACTCATCACAGATGGGCGCTTCTCAGGCGCAACACGCGGTATTGCTGTCGGACATATCTCACCTGAAGCCGCTTCAGGAGGTCCAATCGGTCTCATTGAAGATGGTGACGAAATCACAATCGACTTAACAAACCGTACATTAGATTTACACGTAGATGCGTCGACATTAGTAGAGCGTAAAACATTACAACAACCATTCAAAGCAAAAGTTAAAACAGGTTACTTAGCACGATATACAGCCCTTGTGACAAGCGCAAATACAGGCGGCGTGATGAAAGTACCTGATGATTTATTATAA
- the ilvN gene encoding acetolactate synthase small subunit: MRRTFQLTVFDKAGTLNRLTSTFVRRQFNIVNITAGPTLEPGITEITFVAEVPDDQVLRTIIQQLKKQVNTLTVEDITETNTFNLELLLIKLNKPNQSTRFTQLLKDYETHVTKLKEDDCTLYLQAVGSQDILDQFIENLSAFDIQQISRTGTAAIV, from the coding sequence ATGAGACGTACATTCCAGTTAACCGTATTCGATAAAGCAGGAACGCTCAATCGTCTCACAAGCACTTTTGTTAGACGTCAATTCAACATCGTCAACATTACAGCCGGCCCAACATTAGAGCCCGGCATAACTGAAATTACATTCGTCGCAGAAGTGCCAGACGATCAAGTATTACGCACTATCATTCAACAGTTAAAAAAACAAGTCAACACATTGACAGTAGAAGATATTACAGAAACAAACACGTTCAATCTCGAATTATTACTGATCAAGCTCAATAAACCAAATCAATCAACACGATTTACCCAATTATTGAAAGACTATGAAACACATGTAACAAAGTTAAAAGAAGATGATTGCACATTATATTTACAAGCTGTGGGTTCACAAGATATCTTGGATCAATTTATTGAGAACTTATCTGCATTCGATATTCAGCAAATATCTCGCACTGGTACAGCAGCTATCGTTTAA
- the ilvB gene encoding biosynthetic-type acetolactate synthase large subunit, translating to MSHANTTDYEQTADTTAPTFKTGSELLVDALIEENVEYIFGYPGGAVLPLYDTFYDGNGPRHILYRHEQGATHAAEGYARVSGKPGVVVVTSGPGATNAITGIADAYSDSLPLVVFTGQVASPGIGKDAFQEADILSMTTPITKHNYQVRDVNDIPRIIKEAFHVANSGRKGPVVIDFPKDMGTLTTATPYDSTVHTPGYQVTTTPLSEDVAQLRDALQESQKPLVLAGAGVNFSQANHLLHTFVTRYNIPVATSLHGLGAIPYDSPLFLGMGGMHGSYASNMALTECDLLINLGSRFDDRLASKPDDFAPNAKIVHVDIDPSEINKIVRTDIGIVADVKEVLEQLLSEDLSLDHHQAWLDEVTGFKTKHPFSYGETDDVAFSKPQRAIEYIGKLTNGDAYVATDVGQHQMWVAQFYPFKTHGQLITSGGLGTMGFGIPAAIGAKFAKPNDTVVVFVGDGGFQMTNQEMALLNEYELDIKIVLINNGTLGMVKQWQDKFFDKRFSHSVFNKQPDFVKMSEAYGVKSFLINHADNLEKTLDEAFSYRGPALIDIRISPTEPVLPMVPSGKANHEMEGLV from the coding sequence ATGTCACATGCAAATACTACGGATTATGAACAAACAGCAGATACAACGGCACCGACATTTAAAACGGGATCTGAATTATTAGTGGATGCGTTAATTGAAGAGAACGTTGAATATATTTTTGGTTATCCGGGTGGTGCTGTCTTACCACTTTACGATACTTTTTATGATGGAAATGGACCAAGACACATACTTTACCGACATGAACAAGGTGCGACACATGCGGCGGAAGGATATGCACGTGTAAGCGGAAAACCTGGTGTTGTCGTTGTAACAAGTGGTCCTGGCGCAACGAATGCGATTACTGGTATCGCTGATGCATATAGTGATTCCCTCCCTCTCGTGGTCTTTACAGGGCAAGTTGCTTCCCCTGGTATTGGAAAAGATGCATTCCAAGAAGCAGATATTTTATCGATGACGACACCGATTACAAAACACAACTATCAAGTGCGAGATGTGAATGACATTCCTCGTATTATCAAAGAAGCATTTCATGTCGCAAACTCAGGTCGTAAAGGGCCTGTTGTCATCGACTTCCCGAAAGACATGGGGACACTTACAACTGCAACACCTTATGATTCAACGGTTCATACACCTGGTTACCAAGTGACAACAACCCCTTTATCAGAAGATGTTGCTCAATTGCGAGATGCATTACAAGAATCACAAAAACCACTCGTCCTTGCTGGTGCTGGGGTGAACTTCTCGCAAGCCAATCACTTGTTGCATACGTTTGTAACACGTTACAACATTCCAGTGGCAACGTCGTTACATGGACTCGGTGCGATTCCTTATGACAGCCCGCTTTTCTTAGGAATGGGTGGGATGCATGGCTCTTATGCAAGCAACATGGCATTAACAGAATGTGACTTGTTAATCAATTTGGGCTCACGTTTCGATGACCGACTTGCAAGTAAGCCAGATGACTTTGCACCAAATGCAAAAATCGTACATGTTGATATCGATCCATCAGAGATCAACAAAATTGTCCGTACCGATATTGGAATCGTTGCCGATGTCAAAGAAGTACTCGAACAGTTACTTTCAGAAGACTTATCATTAGATCACCATCAAGCATGGTTAGATGAAGTCACAGGCTTCAAAACAAAACATCCATTTTCATACGGTGAAACTGATGATGTTGCATTCAGCAAACCACAACGTGCAATTGAATATATCGGTAAGTTGACAAATGGCGATGCTTACGTCGCAACAGATGTTGGGCAACATCAAATGTGGGTCGCTCAATTCTACCCTTTCAAGACGCACGGTCAGCTCATCACTAGCGGTGGTCTTGGTACGATGGGATTCGGCATCCCAGCTGCAATCGGTGCAAAGTTTGCCAAACCAAATGACACCGTTGTCGTATTTGTCGGTGATGGTGGGTTCCAAATGACGAACCAAGAAATGGCGTTGCTCAACGAATACGAACTAGATATTAAAATTGTGCTGATCAACAATGGAACGCTTGGAATGGTAAAGCAGTGGCAAGATAAGTTCTTTGACAAACGCTTCTCTCACTCGGTGTTCAACAAACAACCGGACTTTGTAAAAATGTCTGAAGCATACGGTGTAAAAAGCTTTCTAATTAATCATGCTGACAACTTAGAAAAAACACTTGATGAAGCATTTAGTTATAGAGGGCCTGCATTGATTGATATCCGAATCTCTCCGACAGAACCTGTATTACCAATGGTTCCAAGTGGCAAAGCAAATCATGAAATGGAGGGACTAGTATGA